The following nucleotide sequence is from Oncorhynchus clarkii lewisi isolate Uvic-CL-2024 chromosome 6, UVic_Ocla_1.0, whole genome shotgun sequence.
GAACATATACAAAATAGATAGTCTTTGTATTAAATTCACCATTTCCAGATTGGGTAACCGAGTATTCTACTCTCTGCTCCAACACACTGGCCTGAGACAAACACTAACCAGGTGGAGTTTAGGACAGCGAGGAATCCTCCCCTGTGCAGTTATGCTGGAGGTGATCTAAACCTGTCCAAGACCACACAGAGCAGACTATagagtagacctacagccccTCCTCCACTGCTAACACAAGGCCTCATTACAAACAGGAGAAGCGCTTTATACTTTCCAGGACAACGCCCCACACGACCCCTATCAATAGCAGTGCATCCTAAACCCTATGtccatatcccccccccccccccctgtaataGTGTAGTCATACAGAAGGGTCAAACACAGCTCACCCCTGACCGCTAACTGTCCTAGAGCGCGTCTACCTGGTCCCACCCTAGTCTCCTAGTGTTCAGAataaatatgtacagtacatctCAGCCAGGGTGTTTATATACACAATCTATTAATAAGTGCTCCACAAAATGTTATCGTCAGGTAAATAAGCCCAAATCTATGCAATGCCTAGACAGCACATTATATTTGTTACAGGACAGAGCGACAGATGGAGGGAGTAAGGGATTTGGTCTTGCATGGCGAAAATGACCAAAACAAAAACAGTCCACATGTAACAATCTCTggctcaaatgacaccctattctccaCAGGGTACACTACTCAAAAGAAAATGGGTTATCATATGACATCGGACCAGTACAGCAGCATTAGAGGCAGACGCCCCAAGGGAAAACAGAACTGCTCATTGGCTGGATGCATGCACAGGGCAGAGTATGCCATAGGTTGTAGGCAGGGATTTCTCGGCGGATCAAGATTGAATGATTTGGACGTATGGAATCTGTCTCAGTCTGTTCTGCCCATCTTGGCGATGAGCTCGTCACAGATCTTGGTGAGCTCCTCGATTTCCTCAGCCTGTGACAAGATGGAAGATCACGTCAGGGAGATTCAAAACTAAGATCTGGTTAGCAAAAACACATGTAGGGCAAGCAACCTTCTGTTTACATGTAGAATTTGTGTTGCACTTTACTTTATGCTATAGGGCTAGCAAAAGGCATTAGCATGTAGCATTTGTGTTGTGCGTTACCTTCTGCTGCAGGGCTCTCTCCAGAGAGTCCACCCTCATCTGCTCCTTCCTCAGGCTGGCGGTCAGAGCAACACTCTCAGAGCTGGCCTTGCTGCGTACCTGGGCTATGTCCTGATTAGCCCTGAGGGGGGGAATAGGGTAGATGTTTCATTGGTTGGTACGTAGTCACAGACCACTGTGTGTAGTGTGCGTAATCATACTTGTCTAGTTTCTCCTCGGCGTGGAGTTTGAGCGTCTGGTATCTCTGCTCCTCCTGCTTGACTCTGGCCAGATACTCCTGAGCACACTTCTTCAGCACCTCCTCATTCTACACGCACACAAATGGTAGAACAACCACATTCCACATACAGAACATACGTCAAATGTGCTTAAAGACTAATGATACTCAGGTCAGACTATTCTTGACCCTCGAACTCTGACCTTCTTGAAGCCGTCCAGGGTGCTCTTCATGTTCTCATAGCGGCGGAACATGTCAGACAGCGAGCGCTCTACCGAGTTCAGGTCCGCTAGCGCCAACTCCTTCTCCATGGTTACAGCCTGCAAAGACTTCTGGGCGCTCAGGGTGTTGCGCTGTTCGTCCTCTGAACGAGAGAGAGTTCACGCGGACGGGTCATTTTACGATTCCGTGCATCAACGCCACCACTACACTGGGTATACCTGTCATTTTACGGAGAGGAATGTTTGAAGAGGTTGGTTGACCGAGCCACTCACCAATCATCTGGGCGATGGTCTTCTCATACTCTGCCACAATTTTCCTGTGAGAGGAGGAACGGCTACTGATGAGTCTATACTAGCTAACCCTCAGTCTGTTCACTGCTCAGCACACAATCATATGATTACTAGCCTCAAAGTACAGTTCAGGTGAATGGTACATgcgagtagggttgcaaaattactGTAACTTTCAATaaccgggatttctggaaaaccagtgaatttattgaaagttccaggAATTTTGTAACCCTACATGTGAGTTACCTCATCTCCATGACTTCCTGTCTGCTGTCCTCATACTTTCTCATCCAGTCACTGGCCTCCGTCTCCTTAGTGATGATCTGACACAGGAAACAGTTATTACTGTGTTaccctgtgtgagtgtgtgcggtCTATTTTTTAACCTACCTCCTCTCTGATAAGGGTGAGAACAGCCATTTTCTCCTCCTCGCTGATGCAAATGGCGTCTAGAACCTCACTTCCTGTCTTCTTCTGCGTGTTACTTCCTCCCAGCTTGGCGTTCTTCAGCTGGCAGGGGTCCTCATACTGCGGAGGAGAGAGGAGTTCCAGAAGTACCTGACTAGATGTTAGAATCAATTGACCCAAACCCTGATTTAGTCACAATGTCAACTGTGGCCTGTAGCATTGGATACTCTGAATGTTTCTGGGTGTGGCAGACTGGTTTAAACAGTTTGTTTATAGGTCATTTCCATCTGTGTGTTTCACTCAATAAACAGATTATAGTAGTGTTTGTCAGAGCCCTATACAGACAATCACTTCTGTATTGGCTCTGCCTTCAGCATGCCTACTCTGGTGCTCTGAGAGGACGGGGGGCTAGAAGTTTAGGTCTTGTTCCTCATTGCCGGAGCTAAGGGTAGTTATTTCCATCTCTTTCGCtagccctccccctcctcttatcCTTCCCTGGATTATAACTCACTCATAATATCCTAATCCTAATCATCTCAAGCCCTCTATCACCTGAGAAGCTGGAGATGACAGACAGGCTGAGGAGCCTGTGGTCAGTTCATGTTCAGACAGTGTGGGAGTAAAGCTACCATGGTAGTGTAATGTGCTACTGTGGTAGGCACCAGGTAGCCTAGAAGACTAATCAAGCCAGTCACCATTACAGCGGGCCAGATAGCTCCTCAACATCACTGAACACAGCTGTAATCCACTACATCTACTAAAACATGAAGAGAATGATTGTTAACACTCTACAGTAGCATCATGGCCATAATCTGTTTTCAGAGAAAAGGGTTTAATACAGCTGGCTCACTGGTGGCGCCATCTAGTGGTCACCAAGGGGAGCACATGATTGACAGAACTGTCATTTCCAGGTCCGGATCTGAAGTGGACCAAACTCTCACTGGGCTATATGGGACTGTTAACAGGGCATGTTAGTGTACTCACCATAGAACAGCAGTCTGACTCCTCTGGTCTGGATGACACATTCAGCTCTGGAAGAGAACATCACATCAAACcttaaattcttatttacaatgacggcctacccggccaaaccctaccccggacgacgctgggccaattgtgcgttgcccttTGGGACTCCCCAACACGGCCAATTGTGATGcagtctggaatcgaaccagggtctgtagtggcacctctagcactaagatgcagtgccttagacccctgcgccatTCAGGAGCAGCGGTCTATCCCACACTGTATTCTCAAAAGGAACTAtgttatattctgttctgttatttTTCTATTCTTATCTGACTCCAACCACTGGGAGCTCCATGTACTGCTGCTGTGTAACCAGGAGGGTGCAGTGTATACCTGCAGCTCAGAGGGCATGATGACACTTGTCTCATAATAAATAAACTCCTAAGATGACAGACAAAATCTACCATATACTTCTCCCCAGACTAGACAGAactgaaaagagaacagagcaaAACGGACAACATAAGGCCAACTCAGCTCCGGAGAaaagaacacagctacagtagaaGTGTCACATGCAGCCTGAGGGACTATTGATCGGGTACAGTCTGTCTGCTTCCTGTCACACTAATGGGGTTCTGCTTATTGGCTCATACACAGACCTACCAGTCATACACAACAACAAGCTGCATGAgtcatatacagtaggtctagtgGTCGAGTcagctgagggatggagggagcccAAATCAGAGCATAGGAACACGCAGCTTCAAATGAAGCAATTGTGGATGTGGACAATTCAAGTTACTAATTCAAATTAAACTGTCAcacgcgccaaatacaacaagtgtagatcttaccgtgaaatgcttacaagcccttaaccaacagtgcagttcaagttAGAgcaaagaaaatatttaccaaaaaaaacaataataaaaagtaacaataaagaggctacatacagggggtaccggtactgagtcaatgtgcgggggtacaggttaggcaaggtaatttgtacatgtacagttgaagtcagaagtttacaaacacttaggttggagtcattaaaacacgtttttcaaccactccacaaatttcttgttaacaaactatagttttggcaagtcggtaaggacatctactttgtgcatgacacaagtaatttttccaacaattgtttatggagatcatttcacttataattcactgtattacaattccagtgggtcagaagtttaaatacactaagttgactgtgcttttaaacagattggaaaatttcagaaaatgatgtcatggctttagaagcttctgatattggaggtgtacctgtggatgtatttcaaggcctaccttcaaactcagtgcctctttgcgtccttgggagcaatttcaaaatgcctgaaggtaccacgttcatctgtacaaacaatagtacgcaagtatagacaaaaccgccataaaaaagccagtctatggtttgcaactgcacatggagacaaagatcgtattttttggagaaatgtcctgtggtctgacgaaacgaaaatagaactgtttgaccataatgactattgttatgtttggaggaaaaagggggacaaCAATGACCTTCCCTGTGATATTGATTTACCAACACATGGGTTCACACACAATGATGTTGGGTGTGTCTGATCCCCTTATTCTTCACTCACCGTTGTGGTCTCCATCTGCTCCGAGTCCTGTTGTGCTGGCTAGCTTCTCCTCATCTGTAGCATGACCTTTGCGATGGTCGTTGTCctacagacagggagggacagacGGTCAGAGACATTCTCATCCGTCTAATTGGACAGGCTCCCTTCTCGCCCGGTTGCCGTGCCAGAGCAGGCCTGACATGTGCCTAGGGCTGAGGTAAAGTAAGAGGACAGGGCTCTCAGAGAGAAATGTGTACAGTGACCACGGTCATGGTCAGGTACACAGAGGAAAGGTACCAGCGGGAGAAACACTACActaacacgcatacagacacacacaaaatgtgATTCAATGACCAAGGACAgcgatacacacacacttatctggAGTACTTAAAATCATTCTTTTAAAAAAATGAGGTAAATAAAGTTAGCTGTCTTTATGAGTAAAGGTGTGAAGAGGAGTACAGCATTTCCTGTTTGAGAAGCTGGTAAAAACATTAACCATTACCTCTCCTCTGGTGTTCTGTAATGGAGTCTGGTTGTCCAGCTTCTTCACTTTACAGGAGTTCCTGAAGACAAAGAGCACTGAGGTCAGACCTTATGCGAACCCTAACCAGATCATCGCTGACCCACCAACCATGTGTGTCTGGGACAGCAGCCAGACCCAAAAGTAGCAGAGTCCTATTGTCAGTGTGCTCCATCtcccggcctctaggtcaccaggctgctcgttatggcgcacacctgtcaccatcgttaagcacacctgcgcgtcatcagactcacctggactccatcacttccctgattaccttccctatatatgtcactccctttggttccttccccaggtgtaATTGTTTCTGTGCGTTGGTTGTGGTTCTTGGTTTGTATTTAGTTgggtttatttattaaaacactcactccctgaacttgctccccagcgcacatcgttacacctAGGATATTAGGAGAAACTGAAACAATGTTGCTGTTCCTGAGTATATAGAGAGTACAGTAGGAAGAATGGAGAGAATGCAGACTATAATCAGACCGCATTCTGTGCTTTCTCTGTTGAGTTGCTTTGTACATATGTgctgctaaattactaaatgaAAGCAGAGAGCAGATTAATGAAACCGGCTGTTGCCTCACCAGACTACTACACAGAGCATGATTACGCTTGAACAGAGAGTATTGTTAAGTTTCTGTAGACTAGAGTATTGTgaggttctccctctctctgaggtGAGGTAGTGATAATGTAACAGGCTCTGAGATCGACTAGCCCTGCCTGAGAGAATCTGATGACCAAACGGTTATGGTTAAGTCTATCTCCATGCGTCAACCTGACACCGCACTAAAGAAGTCTAGCCAGGGCTGCTCTGACTGCAGTGAGTCGTGGTGTGGGCGAACATGTATGGAGGGCAGGGAGAGGGGAGACACAGAGGCAGGGGATGTGGTCAAGGTTTAGTGGCGGGCCAACAGAGACAGGACAGTATTCTGTACTTACAGCATCATACATAGTAAACAGACCTGGTCAGCAGTCCTCATGCCACACAGAAATAGACTCAGAGACAggtgaaggacagagagacatTGGAGTGTGGGGGAGAcatgagaggaggggggatgattGGTTGAGGAAGGGAGAGATAAGATCATGTGATTGTATGCTAAGTGGTCAGGCATGTGTAAGATAAGATGTCTTATGTGAGTGTTACTCACGTGATGTCCGTGCTCATCCTaggtgactgtctgtctgagtcCGGTCTGTCCAGTTCAGGGGTCAGGCTTTTGGGGTCAGAGTTCATGTTGCCGTTGGGGTCATAGGTGATAGGAGAAATGTCATCAACCTCTGCGGGGTCAGGGAAGTTGTGGACAGGGAGCGAGGCAGGGCGTAGGGCACGGGGCTGGGGCAGAGGGGACGGGGAGAGACCATCTCCTTCTCCAGGTCTTGAGATCAACCTCAGGTTCAGGTTCTGGTCTAAACCTGCTCCACTCAGAGGGGAGGAGCTATTGAGGTTGTTTAGGGCATCTTGGACTTCCTGTAGGGACGTGGGATAAACATCCTGATTGGAGTTTCTGTCCAGGACGAGGCGGGGCGTCAGCTGTCCGACATCTCTGGTGAGGACTGAAGAGAGGTGGAGTTAGTATCACGCTGGAGAGAAGCAAGACAACAACCTTTCTTTAAAAGTGACACCAATAATGATGctatgtcaacaacaacaaaaacaacaacagacatTTTAGCAGCAAATACATCTTGGATTTATCTTTGTATGGTTTTCTTGTTTCAGATAATACACTACAGGAAATGCACATCTCTCttttcactcgctctctcttcaCCACTCTCTCTATAGCTCTTTTCTCTTTAGGATATTCTCTCTGTGGGAGCTCAGTTCCCAGTGCATCAGGATGAAAAACATCTCTGGAATCGGACGGAGTATCGTAACTCTAAGTCCTATAGCGGCTCAAAACACAGGGAACACTTAAAGCACTGCAGGTCAGCCTCAGTCCGTGCCTAGTTAAAAGCGTGACTAGCTGAGCTGCAGCTTGTGGACTGAGCTATGTTTGAATGGCCTCTCACTTCCTGTTAGAACAATCAGAATGGCTCCTAACTTCCTGCTAGAATGCTAAGAATGATCCCTTACAATGGTCCCTGCGTCAACAAAAACCTTGtcaacagcaaacacacacacacacacacacacacacacacacacacacacacacacacacacacacacacacaatgctcctTTCCCTAAGAGCACAATAATGCTTTGAGTGTATGTTTAGCTCAGAATCCTGTTGTGTTTACAACAGCTGACGGCGATGCTCTTAACATGCTGCTGTTCTCTGGGGTCTGGGGCTGCTCAATTCAATCTGGGCTGACACTGCTGAGAGAGTAGAGGCTctagcccagtgtgtgtgtttaagtcaGGGTTGCTGACTCATGCTGCTGTACAGTGAGCTCTCTGTTATAGAGAAATCCAGCACAAAGCCCAGGAACGCAGAACAGTGTAACTACActgcaatgcacacacacacacacacacacacacacacacacacacacacacacacacacacacacacacgtgatatTGCTCaatgctctctctttttctaggGTGTGTcagatctgttgtgttgtgttcagcACTTATAACATCCATGATTTGTATGATCGATTGCACAGTCTGTTTTGTTGATAGGTTGTTATCGAAAATCACTGGGTGATTTGGTTGTTCTATTTCTGTTGTATGTGAGATGCTACCACAGATTATCCATTACATTGACCAGATACTCTAATGGCCACTCTAACAATGAAAATGTCTTAAAAAATGGAAGGCAGTCAGGAGGCAGGAtcagtgggaccattctagcccaTGAGAAGGCAGATACGTGTGTGAACAACAGGCTAaatggtttccactagttaccatagCATCAAAGGCAAAATTGGCTATATCATAAACATCAAAACAAATTAGCGTTTTTTGTTTTaaattaaggttaaggttaggcgtaAGGTAAGCAGTGTGGTTCAatttaggtttaaaatcacatttacgAAAAGTAAATAggtggggtttatgactttgtggctgttgtAACTAGTGACGAAGAGGCACAACTCcgatataaaatgtttttttctcaaaATTGCCAGGATATGACTTGttctacttatatcagtacactcgtaaaCAGCCTAAGCATTGCGAAACTTCTATTAGATCAAATAAACCAATTAAATGTTCAACAATCTCTTATTGTTAGCCAGAAGCACACCACCCTGCATCtgactgctggcttgcttctgaagctaagcagggttgatcCTGGTCggtccttggatgggagaccagatggtgttggagggccagtaggaggcaccctttcttCTGgtctataaaaaataataatatcccAATTCCCTacggcagtgattggggacattgcctcGTGTAGGGTGCTGGCTTTTGGCTAgaatgttaaatgggtgtcctgactctgtggtcacaaaagatcccatggcacttattgtaagagtagtggtgttgaccctggtgtcctggctaaattctcaaTCTGACCATCATTGCCACCTGATCATCACCAGTTTACAATGGGCTCATTCATATCcccgtaactattccccaggttgttgctgtaaatgagaacgtgttctctgtcaacttacctggttaaataaaaaaattgttcTCCATACCAAAACTTTTCGCTTAG
It contains:
- the LOC139410994 gene encoding transforming acidic coiled-coil-containing protein 1-like isoform X2; translated protein: MGGSLSQHRKSSFSSPRKKSSISDSEGNFETPEAESPGLLNDLTQLDNSAHTVLTRDVGQLTPRLVLDRNSNQDVYPTSLQEVQDALNNLNSSSPLSGAGLDQNLNLRLISRPGEGDGLSPSPLPQPRALRPASLPVHNFPDPAEVDDISPITYDPNGNMNSDPKSLTPELDRPDSDRQSPRMSTDITNSCKVKKLDNQTPLQNTRGEDNDHRKGHATDEEKLASTTGLGADGDHNELNVSSRPEESDCCSMYEDPCQLKNAKLGGSNTQKKTGSEVLDAICISEEEKMAVLTLIREEIITKETEASDWMRKYEDSRQEVMEMRKIVAEYEKTIAQMIEDEQRNTLSAQKSLQAVTMEKELALADLNSVERSLSDMFRRYENMKSTLDGFKKNEEVLKKCAQEYLARVKQEEQRYQTLKLHAEEKLDKANQDIAQVRSKASSESVALTASLRKEQMRVDSLERALQQKAEEIEELTKICDELIAKMGRTD
- the LOC139410994 gene encoding transforming acidic coiled-coil-containing protein 1-like isoform X1, producing the protein MSWGSLLSPVQWAKWTWSAVRGGGEDEGEEGAPGTNDGENSDSEGNFETPEAESPGLLNDLTQLDNSAHTVLTRDVGQLTPRLVLDRNSNQDVYPTSLQEVQDALNNLNSSSPLSGAGLDQNLNLRLISRPGEGDGLSPSPLPQPRALRPASLPVHNFPDPAEVDDISPITYDPNGNMNSDPKSLTPELDRPDSDRQSPRMSTDITNSCKVKKLDNQTPLQNTRGEDNDHRKGHATDEEKLASTTGLGADGDHNELNVSSRPEESDCCSMYEDPCQLKNAKLGGSNTQKKTGSEVLDAICISEEEKMAVLTLIREEIITKETEASDWMRKYEDSRQEVMEMRKIVAEYEKTIAQMIEDEQRNTLSAQKSLQAVTMEKELALADLNSVERSLSDMFRRYENMKSTLDGFKKNEEVLKKCAQEYLARVKQEEQRYQTLKLHAEEKLDKANQDIAQVRSKASSESVALTASLRKEQMRVDSLERALQQKAEEIEELTKICDELIAKMGRTD